The Scatophagus argus isolate fScaArg1 chromosome 4, fScaArg1.pri, whole genome shotgun sequence DNA window GGTACTGGAACCTTTCACGGTCCAATTCAGGCACTGAACACGCCACTATATGCATAAAATATATGCTCCTGTAACATCCAACATCATGGGACTACTTTCTGTGGTGCAATCTGAGTGAAGAAatgtcaggggaaaaaaagtgcagCAGTTCACGTGACCAGGTGTCACATGCACATTTAAAGAGTGTGTTTccacaaacaaaagacaaaagagaggaTTAAAGAGCCAAAATCATGCCTACGTGTGTTGACTCAGCATTGACATTAAATGAGTTGTTCTGCAGgagaataaatattttatattatgtgaataaaataaaagcaatacaAAAATTTGATGCTCAAAAGGCACAACTTGGTGCCTAAAAATTTACAAGAATGCAGGAAACAAAGTGTTTGGATGGCTAGATGTAAGAATtattgattatatatatattataattaatattttactgtatattttactaTTGTGCTACTCAGCCCACATCTGCCACCTCAGAATGTCAAGGTTCAACTGGCTGTACGTTTTGATGACATGTAACCCGCTTGTGAACATTGTCAACTAGTTCACAGTGTTACAGTGAAGGTCTGTAGAGGACTCACAACAACAAGCTCTGAATTGTTAAATCTGATATCTGATTGGCCCTCAGATGAGtctgtatttatatatgtgaATGAATAAGAGATTTGAAAGTCTTCTCAGTCTTCTCTGCTTGATGTTCCAGATCACCACGGGACTCGAGTCGAAGCTGTAGGCCGGCCAACACTCTCCTGTCTGAGGATCTCAGGCTGTTTCATAATACATATTCTGAGTTACCGCCAGGCCAGATGGTAGGGGAAGAAAaattagtaaaaataaaatgctctttcttcttttcttttgcagtttAACATTGaaactataaataaatgttttgcatttcagtCTTTCAACACGTTGGTAACATTGTTGATAGTCATCATGCTGCATAATAATTATGATAAATCTTTTTATTGCTGATGGATATTATTCATAGTTTCCGTTATAAAGacattataaattataaagTCACACAAGACAAAGTCACACAGCCGGTGATGgatgcatttaaaaaatgagcTAGTTCCTCAAAGCACTGTGAAAAATTGTGCATGGGATGCAATTTTGTTGTGTCTATAACAGGAAAAAGTGTTTTACGGTTTAACTGACATTAACAGTCACAGCAACCTGACAGAAACGTGTATGGTTTCACCAGGATTATTAAATCAGTGGTAGGGTGGACATGCTGTGCTGGCATGAATATCAACTCTGGCATCTACTCAGCATCAGCACCATGAAAATGATTTTGGAAGGAAAGTGCTGATCTGAGCCCACAGGGACTGCGTTGGCCAATGGCGAGGCCTGTTGGTGAATGGTTGGGTGGTGGCTGCAGCGTAGCTTTAAGGCGACCTCCATTATACATAAGGGAGTTTTACCCCGAGGCGTTTAAATACGAATAGAGGCCTGATGAAAGATAAATTAAAGTGAAACCAATTGTGGGACTTTGCATTGATCTCCAATTCTCATTAACCCATTTTAGAAATGTCCTTCTTGGAGGATGGCAAGGGAATTGTTGCCCTGGAATTCAAATGCAGGACTGCGTAAAGTTTCAGTGTCATTATATTCATTACATTTACAAATAGGACACATAGAAAGGTgtaaaaaaactgacaaattatttCCTGTAAATTTACTAACTGAGTTGgttctttaaatttttttatttggaatCCTTGGGTTTGCAGTCTTACCGGGattcatacaaaaacaacatcaagaATTTAAAATCTCACAGTGTCAGTAAGATgagaaaatataatataaaccAAATCAAGAGAAGAGAATGACTCCACACATGAAACtataaataacagcaacatgtaatgcaaacaaaaacaaagttgtgaccgagaataaataaaaccaacaaaaggtTCACAAAATTACATCGACATAAGATTCAACAGCTTTTGGACTTTTTGCTGGTGGATCTATGTGTATAATCTTAATATTAGAACACATCTTGCTTGATAATATCACATATACCTTATAtatcctttttcttttgctgatcTCAGTGCAAAggctctcctccctctttcccaaTCCCCATTAAGCTCTCACTGGTGTTTCCATAATGATCCGTGCCGGATCAATGCCGGACCACCGACGTCCCTCTTCCTGCCGTCTTCATTTCTCGTGCCGGCATCTTGAAACGAAACGTTTGTTTGTCGGCCGTGACGAGGTGCTCCTCCTCTGTTCGTGTGTTCTTCAGTAATGATTTGTGAACCTGCCATTGaaagcaacacaacaacattaatCTGTGCAAGTGCCTGATAAGGCTTGAAGCTAGTTAGTCGTGCTGAGCGTTCACCTCCAAGTATCCAAGGAGAATGCATGACTGCGTTTCtaaaaatggatggaaaatgtGTAGGATGTCCTCTGGGAGTTGTGCATGCATACATCCCTGAAGATGTACACATGCAGATTTGTACTGACTATCCTCACAGGCCGCGAGGAGGAGACACAGGCTTCTAATTTGGTCCTCTACCCCCATATGAAATTCTATACAGGAGAGGGTCCTGCTGGGTGGATGACTTATGATGCTCAGGCAGATGACTCGCTCGAGTCGATGCTCTCCCTCTGGTCTTTCCTGTTGCCATCTCACACATGATCTGTTGCTATTCATGCCTGGTTGTGTTTGTAGACACTGTTGCGTGGTTGCTCGCACAGTTCCTGGTACCGCTATGCAAACCGCCACGTCTTGAAAGCATCGTCACTGACGCCttgtgacattttggaaaatatctGCTGCTCCCCAGAGAAGGACCCACCACCTGAGTCATATTTATATGGGAGGAAAACAAGTACAAGATGACTGTTCCACCAAGTCAGAGCCAGAGATGACGCAGATTAGTTGCATTTATAACCTGAACACCACAGAGGACGACAGTCTGAgggtcacagtgatgtcataaCTGCAGAATAACAAGGGTCAGCATGACATTTTGGTCGAGACAGTCCATTATAATTGGCCTCCAGTACTTTTTTGAGGATGTGCATGTGAGACACAAGCCCTGTCTGACTGCACAGAGGTTGAAACCAAGCTTTACTCTTCCATGGCTGAAGCAGTAAAAGCCCATACTGACTGCTCTTTATGAGGAAAGTGTGTATACGATCCTTGAGACGATCTCCTGAATGCTAATTGGATTGTCAGCATTCCACCTCTGTGATGCAGTAACATCTATCCCCAGCACCAGAGAGCCCTGACTTATCTGAGTCAGTGATTACCCTGCCCAAGTCTGAATGCCTCctcccatctgtctctctccatccacctCTCCAGGATCAATCATGTTAGACAAAAGTGGGATTGTTCATTTTGGCAAGTGAAGGAGGGCCTCGGTGTATACGATATCTCTATTGTGCAGTGAGAGTAATGTCTGGACCGTCAGACTGCTGCTGAACAGTGGAACAAGACAAATACTCCCTGAGGACCGTGTTGCCACACCAGAGAGAAAAGCCCACACCCAGAGTATCTATTGATAGCACAGCGACTTTGTTGTTCTCTCGCACGAAGTGCAGAAACTGATTAGAGCTCAAAAGGTATGTAGCCTGTCGTTACGCAGCATAATACGAGCGAGCAGCTGAATGAAGGAGACGGCGACACagccctcctctttcctctccctctctttcactttctccaaGGTTTTATAGTGCCTGGTTTTAGCGCTGTGAAAACACGAGTGAAACGTATCGATTCTCCTTTTCAGCTTATCATTATGCATTGCTTACTGTAGCTCTCTCTGACACGGCACCTGCACCCTCCTCATCCTGCGCCATCACAAATCTCAATGCTCGAGGCTCCAAAGAGGCTTTCACTTCCTCTTGTTGCTCCTTTTTTGCATCCCCCTGGTCCTCTCTGACCGCTGGTTCCTCCCCTCAggacacacactgctgcatccTCCAGCAGCATCACTCCATGTATTGTCTGGCCGGGACTCGAAGCAGCTCTAAGtgcacaaggacacacacatacacactgagcaGACTTGCCAATGGGCACTCGCCTCAGTGATTCCTGTTGACTTCTTTGTATAATCTTTTGTGTGTCACTCTGAGATTAAATTGCATCGCTGGTGTGTCATATATGGACGCCGTCGACAGCTCACTGTCTCCTGCTGTCATCATTAGCACTGCgctgtcagtctgtttttttgCACCAAATGCTCTCATGTCATCGTGTACTTTAAATACTCAGGCAGCCTCAGCAACAGTGACTCTCTTCTGGGCTGCAAACAATCTCGTCCTGATCTCAGCACCCTGAGTGATTGTAACTTCCCACATATCTCATAAACTGCTCCTCATAACACCTGACCACACTCCCCGTCCCACCAGCATCCctgaagagatgagagagatgaaGCGGTTAAgatctgtgaacacacacacacacacacacacacacacacacaaacacacatcactcaGGGGAAAAGCTTCAGCTTCAACCATCAGAAACCAAGACAAAGACTCTTAGTCATCCTCGTCAGTACAAACtcgccacctcctcctcttcctcctgtatCGTAGCATAATCGAGCCACTCCTGCTATATGGAGCCATCTGTTTCTTTGTCGAGTCACAAACTGGAAGACAGTCTTTACAGTTTCACTCACAGCTGCTAAAATAATTGCCACCCCCAATTTGGAAAGCACATACACATGACCCACACCATCCACTTCCACGTCATTTCAGGCTGGTCACTGATGTAGAGGAGGGCTCACTCTGTCTTGGGCTTTGCTCTCTTTGCAGTACTCGCACTAAGCAACAGCGTCCACCGTTAGAACAACTCAGCTCAGTTTGCTCATTTGGCCCCAGAAAATGTGCTTCCATCGCTGTTGCTGCTCTTTCAAACTTGACACGTGAGTTCCTAGGAAGCAAGTGAAAGAAAGCGGGAAAGTGACGATTACATGGCTTATGGTGGTCACCACTGGCTACTCAACGTCACTGAATAGCAATTAAAGGAAGTGTGTCTGGTGAATTGCCatatttaaagggacagttcactccaCAATCAAAGCTACGTATTTATCCTGTAACTTGTAGAGatgtttatccatctagataGTTTTGgcttctcttgaatataatggaactaaaTGGCTAAACTAACTTGGCatgtggtgctcaaagtgctGAATACAGTTCAAAAACTCGATGGCAAGAAATCATGATctggttactcaagataatccacagaccttgttggaACTAATTCTTAACTGTCTTTGTAAGGTCAGCGATGTCTCTGCTCACAAATTTGTATGAAATGTCTTTTTCGATGAGACAGCAGCCCACAGTGGCAGTTAAGTCACTGCTGCATGAGACAAGGACAAAGGAAACCTTAAGCTTGGACTCAAGAGACAAAACTTGGACCTAAGTCAGAATCTAGTCATGAATTTTCTCAGTATACTTAACAAGACCATTAATTCCCACCCGAATTAAGAGCTCTTTTCAGGACATTAGTTTAGGATCATTTGACTGTTTCACCCTGAgctcttctttgtctttctttctgtccaccTGCAGACCGTGAGAGTGCAGCATGACGGACACGGTGATGAGTAGCGGCTCAGATCGCTGGGTGTCAAACGACAGGCAGAGGAACATGCATGCCAGGTGAGTGAGATTGTCAAAACGTTTTCAGATTGTTAAAcctctctgtcagtctgccaACCCTGTGCTGTGCTCTCCTTTGTTTCACCTGCATCCCTCTGATGTGTGATCTGTGACACAGTGATAAGGAGCAGTAAGTAGACAAACTCCTTCTCCACCTTTCTTATCCGCATCATACATATCTCCTCTGTAACTGTTATGAAAACGGTGTCTTCATGCTGTAAATGCACATTCATTAATTCACTGCGGTTGCTCCTCATTGAATGCAGAGCGTGTGTGCAAATGTCTTTGCCAATGATTGGATATCATTTAGTAAAATCACAGAATCAACTGGAGAATATGTTTGGCTCACAGGGGCAACTGGACCATGCAGCCAGGCCCTGGTCCTGGTCCAGACCtgacagatgaggagaaagagattATAAACAGTGTGATCGCCCGTGCTGAGAAAATGGAGGCCATGGAGCAGGAGAGGATTGGGTGAGAGATTGCAAAAGATGTGATTCTTTCTCAGATGAAGCACATGTGGCCCTGGGATAATtaacagtgacattttcagtaAGATCTCaccctgtgctgctgcaggcGCTTGATAAACCGCCTGGACGACATGAAGAAGACTGTGTGCGGGGATGGGATGTCCCGCTGTTTGCTGTGTGGGGAGCAGCTGGGTTCACCTGGGGTCAGCTCAGTGGTGTGTGAGGACTGCAAAAAGGTGAGTCAGACACActcctctgctgcagttcaCACAGAAGCTGAGAAGACATAACGGGTCGTGGTCTATGTAATAACGTCGTAAGTGGCGAGCAGCCGGAaatctctgttttctcttgtcGTGTAGAACATGTGTTCCAAGTGTGGTACGCAGTGTAGCAGTCGGCCACGCGCCGTGTGGCTATGCAAGATCTGCAGAGAACAGCGAGAGGTGAGCGCGTTACACctgtcaacaaacaacagaattaGATTATATGTTGGAAAGCCTTTGACACATATACTTTTCTGTTCTCTCAGGTGTGGAAGAGGTCTGGTGCCTGGTTCTTCAAAGGTTTTCCCAAGCATTTCCTGCCATCGCCCATGCCATTAACTAAACCAAAAGAGACAGGTGCCCAGAATGCTGCAGCCGAGCCCCAGGGGCCACCTGCCTCCAAGCCCAAGGAGGCAGTAACCcaaccaccagcaccaccaggtAGACACAGACCACATCCGCCCCCAGTCTTGTTGTCAGTCATTATGAATTTTTTACATCAGGCGACTTGCAGGTCATTTTCACCACTGACCTGTTGGTCACAAACAAGTGGTTTACATTATGTCCCTTTTAGCTCTGAGTGGGAGATTCTTCTGAGAAGCAAGTTTCAGGCAACTTTCCAGTACTCTCCTTACCTGCCAAACTCCCCAAACTGCTCCTGAGAtttccgttttttttttaaacggtGCTGCGTGTGGTTTGAACTGAAATTTGAATTGTCCTTGCTATAGCTTCTGTAGCTTGTGCACATCTGTCTGTTTCTATTTTGCTTTCAAGCAAAGGAATGCTAACTAGCTTCAGCTTTTAAAGTTAAAGCTAGTTAGCCTAGCTTGTCCTGCTTAGTCCTGCTTATTGTTATTTCAACACATGTTCAGGCATTGGCAGCTCCTTCACATTTAGTGTTATTGTTTTATACAGGAGTCGGTTAGTTGGTAAGTTTCAAAGGTAAAGATGTGAAAACGACTGACCAGACAAACTCAGCGCTGATGCCCCATGACTCAAATCAGTAATGTAGGGAGTACAGAAATGACAGATAATcaatgacccccccccccaactcatTAACTATTTAAGTGCCTGCTGCTTTTGGTACCGACATTGTCAGTCGCTACCAAAAATTCATGCTCACCTGGGAACACCAGTATAAGGGGTGCCACTCCTGTAGTAATGTAAGTATTTTAAATTCATGATTGCTGTTAAAACAGTTTTGACCagataagtaaataaaatcGAAAaatacgtatatatatatatatatacgtatatatatatatatatatatatatatatatatataattttcatttcaacttAGCATTAGATCAGCATCTGCACACGAATCCTCTTGTAGCCCCACCTCTCATTGCTCTTTTCCAAACCATCAACCCTTTTTATCTGCCTCCCAAATCTGGCAGCACCGCCCACTGTTGCAGTGGAGGGGGATGAAGAGCTCAATTAAACTGTCGGAAGGTGCATGCTGTGACGCGGGATGAGCTTCCAGGTGGTGCTGGCAGTGATGGCTCACATTGTACCATTTCACACTTTCAGCGTGATTACCTGTGCAATGTGATTTCCCCGTTGAAGAGAGGGTTAGCTCGGGCGGACAGGCGGATCATATAGCTGCTGCATGTACAGTAGTTGGCTGCCACAGCTTGTTGTAGTGTATGTAGGTCAATGCCTTTGCAACGAAAAAGCTGCAACATCAAAAGTATCCAGAGAGACGAGGGAGTATTACAGATTCCACTGCAGTTGGAGCCTGAAGTGGTGTgattatgtgtgtatgtgtatgtgtagcgttttggtgtgtttactgtattatGCCGTCCGTGCTTATTTTTAGCCCCGGAGCCACAGGGCCGTGCTGGTTACCCACCTGTGGCCCCCAAACCGTCAGCTGTTCGCATGGCCACGGGCGGGGCTGGCCCTGAAGAGGCAGGGCAGGGCAGCCCAGTGGTGATGAAGAAGATGGTGGCTGTACAGAGCTCCAGACCACAGCCTGCTGCATCAGCCACTCTGGCCCAGCAGGGTGAGAGGCATCGTTTGCTATCTCCTCAGAAAGAGTCCCCAAATACAGCATCCCAGGTGGAGGTGTTTTGTGCAGTCTCACATGACTGAATGTGGTTGTAGGTTCAGTCACAGGAGATGGAGGGGCTTATTCCTCTGGAGCAGTTCCTCCAGAGCAGAGAGCGCCCCCTGCAGTAAGAGAGGAGCGGAGGCAGCCCGCTGCCTACGGTGCTCCTCCCGTCCGACAGCAACCTCCcccagctgaggaggaggaggaggccaacGACTATGACTCTGATGAAGCCAGTGAGTACACCATCTGCTCGCTCTTCTCGTACCGTGAGAGTTTAATTTCACTTCATGCATagtttgacatttcttttcacttaTTTCAGGTAAATGGCACCAGATGGGgtgatttcttttcttaattAATCAAAACCTATTGTCATGCAGTGTGCAGTATTCATCAATTAACTTAAGTAGCTTTTCCGTTTCTCTTGGGGATTCTGAGTCGTAAGCGTGATGATGCTTGATTTCTGCCTTTTAGTCTGCTGGTAATAATTCACATCTACAAATTGCACAATAGTCTGAGCAAACAGCGAGTATCATCCTGGCAGCGTCTGAAAATGACGAATGATGAGCACCATTTGTTATCGAAGCATGATAATCAATATCCGAGAagtgaaagcagaggaagatgtgAATCAGGATGGGATCAATAGTGATACATAAGCTGTGTAATTGTACAGTTTTTTCCCCCATACATCCCATTTTAATGATGAGAATGGTGCTATGCCATTCATGTTCTGTGCCTGCGGCACCAATCGGCCCTTATTCTCTCTCTGGGGGATTGGGTGttaattcattttattgagGTCCGGGTATATAGAGCTGTGCAAATAATTTGAGATACAACAGGGCTAACAGGATATAGATTCCCCTTGTGTTTGGCCCAGTCCCCTGTGTGGGGAGTGAAAATGGCAGAAATGGGAATAGTTTCACACGCCTGTTCTGTGCAGAGACGTGATGATGAGTTAGATCAGTTAGATCCTGTGGTGCTGACTGGTTTTGGTGGTAGTAACTTCTTAGGTATGaatgtctctgtttctccaGCTTAATAAAAGTAGTGTACCATAAAAGTAATATAAATTTGGTTGGGCGTGGTTAAAAAATGCTTTATGCAAATTTTTTAATGGTCTGATAATCATAATCTGAAGTCTAACCTCCACAAATGGGTGGTTTTACGTATAATTAATCAATACATCAATATATAAATGTATCTGATCATAAAATCAAAGTTGATCAGCTGGTTTGACAATATGTCCATCTgttggtccaaactgaaatttgattggatggattgtcatgacattttacatttcttttctttagtcAGAAGAGCATTGTGTCTTTGCAGGCTGGGAATCTCCGTTATATCAGAAAATTTAACAAGTGACACTGAACAGCTATGCTAACAATGATAGTCGTCCAAAGAAAGTGTGCCTGGGCAgcatttctctcctttttttcctcttccacagaACCTCATTTTCTAATGTCTTCCTGGGAAACTTGAgtgtttatttgatttatttttcttttataaggCCATGCTTTGTTGTGAGATTTTTCTGCTGCTTACttaatataaaaagaatatttcaTGAATTCAGGCCAAGATGTggaatttttttattgttcGTCCTTTCTGTCCAGTTTGTGCTGCTTCTTATTTTCCCTTCACAAGCtgagttttgttgtttaattacAAGAGCATCTTCCACTCTATTTATACTCTTAATTATTAAAAAGCAGacttgctgtctctctgtagTCTAATGTAATGACTGGTCTGGGTCTCTTTCAGCCACTCTGGGCTCTTTAGAGTTCAGTCTGCTTTATGAACAGGAAAGCAACAGCCTCCACTGTAGCATCCTCAAAGCAAAGGTACCACTGTTCTGCTCATTCTCTCACACAAAGGGACAATTACAATCAAGTGGTTTATGTTAAAAAGCTCCTGAATGGCACTTTAGCTTAATTGCTCTCTGCTGTTCGTGATGATGTGATGGACGTGCTGCTCTGTATCCACTCAGGGGCTGAAACCCATGGACTCAAACGGGCTGGCAGATCCTTATGTCAAACTTCATCTGCTTCCAGGGGCTAGTAAGGTAAAAGACGCACCTTCCCTACATGAAGCTTTTacttcttttaaaatatgtattacCTTAAAATCctgctaagaaaaaaaataaaaaaggaaggGTGGTGATATTAGATGTTTGCTGAAAGACCTTTCTGCTAGCTCAAGCCTGACACCTTGTGGTTTGAATTAACAAAATCCTAAAACTGACTGAGGgatgatacactatatagacaaatgtattgggaccCACCTATTTACAATAgaattcaggtgtggtttgggactgtt harbors:
- the LOC124058070 gene encoding rabphilin-3A-like isoform X1, which codes for MTDTVMSSGSDRWVSNDRQRNMHASDKEQGNWTMQPGPGPGPDLTDEEKEIINSVIARAEKMEAMEQERIGRLINRLDDMKKTVCGDGMSRCLLCGEQLGSPGVSSVVCEDCKKNMCSKCGTQCSSRPRAVWLCKICREQREVWKRSGAWFFKGFPKHFLPSPMPLTKPKETGAQNAAAEPQGPPASKPKEAVTQPPAPPAPEPQGRAGYPPVAPKPSAVRMATGGAGPEEAGQGSPVVMKKMVAVQSSRPQPAASATLAQQGSVTGDGGAYSSGAVPPEQRAPPAVREERRQPAAYGAPPVRQQPPPAEEEEEANDYDSDEATTLGSLEFSLLYEQESNSLHCSILKAKGLKPMDSNGLADPYVKLHLLPGASKSNKLRTKTLRNTRNPAWNETLTYHGLTDEDMQRKTLRLSVCDEDKFGHNEFIGETRVALKKLKMNQKKNFNVCLERVVPTKRTATAGGARGIALYEDEPGKDGTEVEERGRILISLMYSSQTSRLIVGVVRCVHLAAMDANGYSDPYVKICLKPDMGKKGKCKTQIKKRTLNPEFNEEFSYDIKHSELAKKTLDISVWDYDIGKSNDYIGGCQLGITAKGERLKHWYECLKNKDKKIERWHTLYIENHIASD
- the LOC124058070 gene encoding rabphilin-3A-like isoform X2; the protein is MTDTVMSSGSDRWVSNDRQRNMHARGNWTMQPGPGPGPDLTDEEKEIINSVIARAEKMEAMEQERIGRLINRLDDMKKTVCGDGMSRCLLCGEQLGSPGVSSVVCEDCKKNMCSKCGTQCSSRPRAVWLCKICREQREVWKRSGAWFFKGFPKHFLPSPMPLTKPKETGAQNAAAEPQGPPASKPKEAVTQPPAPPAPEPQGRAGYPPVAPKPSAVRMATGGAGPEEAGQGSPVVMKKMVAVQSSRPQPAASATLAQQGSVTGDGGAYSSGAVPPEQRAPPAVREERRQPAAYGAPPVRQQPPPAEEEEEANDYDSDEATTLGSLEFSLLYEQESNSLHCSILKAKGLKPMDSNGLADPYVKLHLLPGASKSNKLRTKTLRNTRNPAWNETLTYHGLTDEDMQRKTLRLSVCDEDKFGHNEFIGETRVALKKLKMNQKKNFNVCLERVVPTKRTATAGGARGIALYEDEPGKDGTEVEERGRILISLMYSSQTSRLIVGVVRCVHLAAMDANGYSDPYVKICLKPDMGKKGKCKTQIKKRTLNPEFNEEFSYDIKHSELAKKTLDISVWDYDIGKSNDYIGGCQLGITAKGERLKHWYECLKNKDKKIERWHTLYIENHIASD